A segment of the Zingiber officinale cultivar Zhangliang chromosome 8B, Zo_v1.1, whole genome shotgun sequence genome:
gcggccaggttgttaactcctaatccaagagagcgatgaattctctattgactcaacactattctctctacgctttgtcatacacccaactaccgtattaatcacaatccgattaaagactgcttttaacggcgtcaaagcacataactccacgcatagaataaatgaaggtctcaagtcaaaagatcagttacactcgttcataagaggaataaccaatgatacttaatatgtggtctcctcttgagcggatcgtgtccagtgtacctctaaactcaaggcacccccaagtacaacttggatatccatccctccggtctatctcgacctagtcatactcagcgttgatctagatatccatgtcccctctagatatctatccgatcaaagactgctttcagattaatatacccattaatctgcgggactttatcattaatcatatacgtacagaaaagtaaataattaatgataaattcttgcctttattaaataattattatttatccacaaaatacataagtagtgtcttggcacataagtgcataCACTAACAGTTTTCTTTACTCACCTCTTTGACGTTCTAACCCTCTCACATGCACACCCGCATCAAGACACTACCACCGCCCCTTCCTTGTAGCCGTCGTCGGTGAAGGCCGACGACGCCCTGCCATATCCTACCGGTTTCACTCtctcttttcatcttcctctcttgATTCCCTTGGCATTCTCTCCATCTCTTGGTATTTTCCTCTCTTTCTCATCCTCTCGTGTCGTCGTTGCTCATCACGGCTGCcaattttcttcctctctttcttctCCCACAAGACAAGATGTTCCTTTCTCTCCATAAAATTACACAATCGAGGGTTCTCACCGTCAACTTTTAGGTatgttttttatgaaaaatttgaaATCATTATGATAAAATAATCAAAGGATATGTgtgtcatatttttttttctctatgaGATGATGAAGAAATCATGTGGATAACAAGTGAAAAAATAATTAATGGATACAAGATCTTGAATGTTGACAGAAAATGTTTGATTAGAATGAGAAAAACTAACATCTTCATGTTTTatcatgcataaaatatataacaAAATATGTGTAATGATATGTGATTTTGAATGATACATGATTATAGGTTTGTTGCCTATTTTTCCAGATTCTCATgcttatgtatttattttctatCTTACTTATATTTAAGTGATATTACCAATGAAAGATTAGCAAGTTAAATATAATGTATAGACAACTAGGAGATTTAACAAGCTAAATATAATGTATGGGCAATTGAAGAGAGCAATAAACTATTAAAACTTATTGATGCGGCGATATAAGGAGGTCCACTTGGCACGAGGTCAATTGTCAAGGTGGAGattaaagtcaaggtggtcaacgccagAGTGTCAAAGAGTCGAACGGAAGATAATTGTAACAGCCGGTGGGGGCAGTCAATACCCGACTAACAGGACACATGTCCGAGTGGACTACTTATCCAACTTGAGATAATATGGTAAGATAGCAGACACTCAGTATAGAGCAGCAGGATGCTAAAGGAGACGGAAGAGTTTGTCTGATCGGAAGGGATAAGCCACTACAACCAGCCACTGCAAGGAAGAGTGGCTGATGTCGACAAAGCGGAGAGGTCTCAGCCGAGTGGCtactccgctcggccaagcaacgggaCTAGTGTTGTATCTCTCAATATCCTTTTAGGAGTTAGTGCCGTtgacacgaggcatggtcaacaggcggatcgtacgacgaaagcttctactttattgtcagggatatgcatgccctacTAAGGTATGGTATCAGAGATACTTTCCTGATAAATCCCTTCATAGGATATATTGGAGAACGTGTCCATGCCTAGAGGAATATGCACGTCACCCACTAAGGCTTTATATAAAGGGAGGTCTATCACCGGCGGAGGTATGTGTGATTCATTGTTTGCGCTAGGATTACTATTGCTCTACTTTCTTCCACTATTCTggtgactaacttgagtgtcggagggtcaatGCCGAGGACCCCTTTCTTAACTCGACACTGATGCTACTTATTTTGTAGAGCAGAGAGTTCAGCGAAACCACCATATCTCCAGCTTTCCACCTTctcgctttcggacaggatcacttggTTGAGGCTGCCACTCAAGGATAACGTGATAGAAGTGAAatctttaacaaaaaaaaattgtataaaCAAAAATACTGGCACCTCTAAATAAAAAACATGCAATCAAAAAATTTTCACACAATTTCAAAGTCGTTTAAAGTGGTTCAAACTGAGGTACATTAACTATTATAAGCATATACGTCATAACTCTGGTTTTAGATGAGATCCTGAGACGAAGAAATTCTTGGCTCTTGAAGAAATATGGAAGGATTATtttaaggttagtatttctatttgaaataataaaatttacatttatgaTTAGAATTATAGCTAGTTTTAATACTTGATATTTTTAATTCTTTGTAGTCTCACCCAAAATATGATCATTTTCGATCAAATACTTTTGAGAATTATGAAGATCTGAGAATTGCAATTTGAAATAGAACTACTACAGGAAAATACTCAATGAGACTAGAAGATGACACTTATTCAAGAACATTAGAGATGGAAGGCAATTGAAGTACTAATTTGTTAGAAGGTTATGTGTTTGATCATAATATTGGTGAATTCGTACAAAATGATAGACAAGAATCTTCATATGAGCCTTTATTTTTCGAGGAGTCTACTCCACCATTATCATCACAACCCATAAGTTCGAAAGTTCCTCCGACCACTAAAAAATGAGATAGGACCGAGTTtgaagaaaaatcaaatactttCAAGAATACCGATACAGATGTTATGTCTAGACATTCTCGTACTCTTGAGAATGTGACTTCTAGAATAGAACCAATGGAATCAAGTATTTAagttatttgattatttaaaattttaaatttatttaattgaagattaagtttgataataaaaaattatttattttaaaaaatatttttttatctatcatattattaagaatttatttatgaaCATGATTCACacattttatttgaaaattatgaaCATTATTTATAAATAATTCATAATTTATATTCATAAATATTAGTATTCAAACTTATTCATCTACTTTTAAtggattattaatattttatttattattattaattaattaattctaaaatacaTTACCTGACattttttaaaaggaaaaaaaactctaTCAAAGCCCATTTTCAGTTATTATTCCAAAgtccaaacataatttttatttttaaaatgaaaaaaatacagGCTACGAATGCCCTAAATCTAATCCCGGGCTTACTATATAAGAATACGCTTCCGCCACAGAGCCGATCGATCGCACCGGCTCACCTCGAAGCTCATCTGAGGAAGCGTGCGCCGACACCCACCCAGGCAgcgaaagagaagagagagacgaCGCCGAGATGGGCCGCGTTCGAACGAAGACGGTGAAGAAATCGTCCCGCCAGGTAATCGAGCGGTACTACTCGCGGATGACCCTCGACTTCCACACCAACAAGAAGATCCTGGAGGAGGTCGCCATCATCCCTTCGAAGCGTCTCCGTAACAAGATCGCTGGATTCTCCACCCATCTCATGCGCCGCATCCAGCGCGGCCCCGTCCGCGGCATCTCCCTCAAGCTGCAGGAGGAGGAGCGCGAGCGTCGCATGGACTTCGTTCCCGATGAGTCGGCTATCAAGGTCGACCAGATTGTGGTCGACAAGGAGACAATAGACATGCTTGCTTCACTCGGCATGGCTGACCTCCCTGGAGTCGAGAAGCAGGCAGATGCTCCGGCGGCCCAGGCATACCCGACCCGGCCCGGTGGGTACGGAGGCCGTAGGAACTAAGATGAGTTGCCTGATTTCTGTGCTGGATTACTTGCATATTGTCGTGACTCGTGCATGTATCGATCCGTGTTTTGAATTGGGGAAGCTAGTATTTTTCGTTAGTGTTTAGGTTATTTGGATGTTCTGCACTACTTCTTAACACTAGATCTGATCAGTTGCTATAATCTTATTGTCTGTGTATTTTTTGTTGATTATTCAATTCATCTCAGACTTAAGTCAAATTGTCTTTGTTGTGACTGTGATGATGAAGACCCATCGAACTGTCTCCCACATGTTGGTATCTGAATTCTTgtacaaaatttgccatctcagAATTCTATATCGTTAGAGAACTGCTTTAGATGGTTTCCCATTCAACAGCTTGCAGTTTGCGTAGAGTAATggtctatttttcttttagagTGAGATATTTACTGCTTGCAGTGTGGAAGACTTATAGAGATCAACTCGTTTACTCGAACTGTTTTCAATTGAACAATATCTGCAGTAATACTATTTTCAACCAAATGTAAATCCTGCTGCAATACTATTTTCTATCAAACATAACCCTCGTTGTGATACTCAACTACTGTATCATTGCACGTTGTAtctttagtttcattttcctACTGTTGTAAATTCTTTAGCTGTTGAATTTGACTGATCTGATGTAATTAGGAAAGCAAAACACGAAAAGAAAACTCTCACTTTCATTCTTTTGATCAATACAAACTGATTCTATTAAGTAATTCCTTGCCTTGGGGGTCATAAGACCTGTATCCATAGGTGCATTCTTTATACTGCTAATGTATCCTTGTGGAACGTCATGATTGACGCTTGACAATCTCGTTTTTCTCTCGTGTTAGTCTTTATTACATTCAAGCGCTTCCCTCGATAAATGGAAATTTCTTCTTACTTTGTCCCTGCTTGAATGCATTACATCTTGTGTTTTTATTCCTGTATAGGTGAGATTAGTCTACCTAAGTACTTTTTATCAAGTCCAGATATCGGTAATCAGATAATAATAATGGAATATTGTTTGACTAATCCTTCCTCTGTTTGTTTAAGACTGTTATGTCTCTTGTTTTTATATCTTCGATTCCACTTACTGATTGGTCATGCTTTACTAAGAAAGATTTTTTCCTTTCAATTAGTCTGACAAATTGATTCGTTATTGCTAAGTGTACCTTTGACAGTGATTTGGATTGAAAATGAATCAAATATTCATGTGCAAATTTTTTGTTCAGCTTGGTAAGAGTTTGATTATATTCATTCACTATACACTAGGTCAATTAAATGAACAAACAACTTATTAAACTAAATGAACAAATTTGAATGCATATGTTTAACTcgttaatattcatgaataaagaTTTGAACACTCCCCCGGGCCATGGTGCAATTGCAAGGCGCTCACATAGTTTCCCAAGCACTTACGGTTTGAAGCCCAGCTACAACGCTCCAAGGCATTTTTCTCCATCGGGATGAAAATTCTAGGATGTTACTAGTTGGACTAAAAGTTCATAAACTTAAATTAtatataacaaaataataataaagatatGAGCCGATCGTAAACAATGTTAATGAACAATATCCATGAGCTCTCAAAACGAATAAACAAATTTGTAGTATCAAGGTTAGAACTAATCAAATAAGGTTAAAAATGTAAACGTTTCAAACATTCAAACAAGCTCAAATTGAGGGGTCGATAATATATAAATGAATCAAGCTTGAATCAAGTTTGTCAAAAAGAAACCAAATCAAACTTGAATAATGGTTTTaacagcttggttcattttaggtTTGACTTGACTTGGTTTGGCTCGGttaacttatcaaataagcttgaataacATGAGGCTTGGCTTGGCTTGACTCGGCTCGTTTATATCTAGTAGTGATTGATAACTATGATTATGCATTTTTTCCTGTATTTAGTTGCTCGTCGAACTACTGTCAATTTTATTCACTTTTTGATTCTGTGGTTCTTTGATAGGCTGATAGTTTACCTTTTGtccaattttgaaaatatttctacccaattcttttctatttctcttttcttgtacttaaattgtatCTGGCTGTTAATTGGACTCATGACTACTATTTCTAGCCATTTACCTTTGACAATACGTAATCTGTATTTCTTGGTCTGGGAAATAGAAGTGTACAAATCTGTTTTTTTGCTGGTCACTGTCTAAAAGAATTTTGATTGCGGTGTTTATTATTCATTTAAAACTGAATTGTGACACATTCTAGTTTTTGTTTCTGTTTGGCTTCTTCTGGAAAAGAGCTTCAGAGTTTTCTTCTTGGGTGGCTTCTACAGACTGCCAACTAAATCTAACTATAGGACTGAAATTGTATTATTCTTAATTATGTTTGTTAATCTAAATGGTTTATTGTCATTAACAGTCGATAGAAAAACTAATTAAGATTATATATTTGTTACTATCCAAACATAACCAAACTAAAGTAAATTAAGATATTATAACTTTCTTTAGTTCAGTTTCTATAATACTTTAGTTCAGTTCTTAAGATTAGAATTAAATATTTCAAGTTTCTTTGGTTTTTTGTTCCATTCAGATTAATTTTATAGAACACATACATATTGTTGCTTTGGGAATGTATATTGTCATAATAATTTGTCGTTCAATCCATCAGATGAAAATGGATCGGAGAGTGATTTCTCACTTGTCTCTGTTAACACATGTACTGATGCATTCTTATTTAGTCTTCAAAAAATTTGGTGTGGAAATTGTA
Coding sequences within it:
- the LOC122017974 gene encoding 40S ribosomal protein S17-like; its protein translation is MGRVRTKTVKKSSRQVIERYYSRMTLDFHTNKKILEEVAIIPSKRLRNKIAGFSTHLMRRIQRGPVRGISLKLQEEERERRMDFVPDESAIKVDQIVVDKETIDMLASLGMADLPGVEKQADAPAAQAYPTRPGGYGGRRN